The genomic DNA TCGCGCTACTGGCAAGCGGCGTATCGAGTTCGGTGGTCGGCACGATGGCCGGGCAAGTGATCATGCAGGGATTCGTGCGCTTCCGCATTCCGGTGACAGTGCGGCGGCTCGTGACTGTTGTGCCTTCGTTCGCGGTGGTCGCGCTCGGTTGCAACGTCACGCACGCGATGGTCATCAGTCAGGTCGTGCTGAGTATGGCGTTGCCGTTGCCGATGGTTGCGCTGCTGATCTTATCGGGCAAGCAGTCTGTTATGGGCGCGTTTGCAATCCGTAAAGGGACGATTGCAATTGCCGGCGCGGCGGCGCTGTTGATCGTCGCGTTGAATGTCGTGCTGGTTTATCAGGCGATCGTGTGAGCACAACGGATGTTCGTGAGACGGCAGCTGATTTCTCTCGCGATTCGCCCTTTCGCCTTTCGCTTCGCCGCAACGTCAAGGATGTTCAGCATGCACCGCCGGACGGCGGCCGCTTCACGCTTCTACGCACCACGGCAAAGCTGATCGGCACCGCGCCGCGTGCCGTGGTGCGTTCGGGTTCGGTCAGCTGCTCGAAATCGTCATTGCGTGGCGCAGACGTCGTCAACGGACGGTACAGCGAAGGACGCCGCGCCGTGCGCCAAAGCTGCACAACGCGCGCATTGGCGAGCGCAAGGTCGATGTCGACCGAGACGATGCCGCGGCAATCGATCGAATCGGCAAGCACTGCGCCGTGCGGGTCGACCATCATGGCGGCGCACTTGCCGCCGGACTTACGGTTAAGCGCATCGTCGCGCCCTGCCACTAATGCGATAAACGTGCCGTTATCGAGCGCGCGCCCCGGCAACGCACGACGCAGCGATTCGATCGAGCCCGCGCCCGCGAGTTCGCACCGATACGGCGCAAGCAATAGCGTCGCGCCCATCAATGCCGTCACACGCGCATTTTCAACGAGATCATTGTCAGCGCCGATCAGAATGCCGACGCGTACGCCCCATTGCGTATCGAACACAGTGAACCGGTTTCCGCTGCCGAGCGGGCTTCCGTTTGCGTGCAGCTTGCGGTGGCAATGGCGCGCACCATGCGGCATGCAGACTACGTAGCTGTTGAAGAAGCGCCCCTCGGCGCTGCGCTCGATCCAGCCGACGCCCGCCGCGACACCGGTTCGCTCGACCGCCTGCGCGACGGCATTGATCGACGGACCATCAAGTGGTTCGGCGATTGCGCGCAGTGCTTCGCGTGGGGATGTTGCATCCCCGGATGCACCACTCCCGGACGCGCCACTAATACACAGTTCAGGAAACACCGCGAGCGCAACGCCCGCGCGTGCAGCCTCTTCAAGCAAAGCAACGATTCGCGAGATGTTATCGCGCACCTCGCCGTCACGCGAAACAAACGAAATAGCGGCGACCCGCAGCGTCGAACCGGAAGGCGATGTCATGATGCACTCCAACAGATAACGCACCCATTGAACTCCCACCGCATCAATAAGTAAAATGAATGTTTTGACGCATCCGATCGCCTTTTGGAATGGAACTTCGCCTGCTTCGCGCGTTTGTCACCGTCGCCCGCATGAAGCACTTCGGCCGCGCGGCCGATTCGCTTGCGCTGAGCCAGCCCGCGCTGAGCAAGCAGATTGCCGCGCTCGAAGAAAGCGTCGGCGCGAAGCTATTCGAGCGCGGCAGACATGGCGCCGAACTGACCGTATTCGGTGAGACGTTCCTTGCGGACGCCGAAATGCTGGTCCGCGATGCCGATAACGTACTCGTGCGCGCACGCGAAGCAAGCAGCGGCAAACGTGGGTTTCTGCGGGTCGGATTAGGGTTGTCGACACTCACGGTCGCGCCACGGCTGATCGCCGAGTTCCGCCAGCAGCATCCGGATATCAGCGTGACCTTGCACGATTTGTCGTCGGTGGAACAGACGCGGCGGCTACTGGGCGGTCAGCTCGAGGTCGGCTTTCTGCGCTTGCCGGCCGATCACGGGCTTTCCACGTTTCGCGTGATCGACGAGACGCTCGCGCTTGCTGTGCCCGAGCACGTGCACTGGAAGCGCCTGCCGTCGAATCTGCAGGCGCTAAACGAGCTCGGTTTGATTGCGCTGTCGCGGCGTCAGGGCCCGGGGCTCGCCGCGCAAATCGATCAGTGGTGCAGCGAGCATCAATTCGTGCCGAACATCGTGCAGCAAGCAGACGACATCCAGTCCATTCTGGCTGCAGTAGCGGCTGGCGTCGGCGCGGCGTTTCTGCCGTCACGCACGCAATATCTGCTGCGCGACGCGCGGATCATTCCGTTACGCGATGAATCCGCACGCTGGCAAATCGGCCTCGGATGGCAAAGCGATCGCGACAACGCGGTGGTCAGACGCTTCGTCGATTTCGTGCGCGCCGATCTGGCGCGCACGGCACAAGCTAAAACAGTCAGCGCGCCTCGAACTTCGCAATCGCGGCGTCCGTCATCCCCGCCGCGCGCGCCGCGTCGATAATCTGCGTCCAGCTCGTCAGATCGACCGGAATGCCCTTCGCGGTGCGCTCGCGGCGTATCGCCTCTTCGCGTTCGCCCGGCAGCAGCACTTCGTCGACGCCTTCGACGCGCCGCGTCGCTTTCAGCCAGTCGACGAACGCATCAGCTTCCTTATCCTTGTTCGGCGCATCGAATGCGGCCGGGTCGATGATGACCGACAACATGCAGTTGACGATCGCATTGCTCGTCACAATCGTTTCGGTTCGCGAAGTAAAACCGCCGCTTAGCGCGCCCGCGAAAATCTCGCACATCGCCGCGAGCCCCGATCCTTTGTGTCCGGCCACCGCGCCGCCGAATGCGAGCAGCGCGCCATGCTGGCCTTCGCTGAACAGTGCGCCGGGATCGCGCGTCGGACGACCGTCGACGTCGATCAACGCGCCCGCGGGCGTCTCGATGCCCTTGTTGAACGCGACGCGCACCTTGCCGGCCGCCACCGCGCTCGTCGCGAAGTCGAGCACAAGCGGCGCGCGCCCTTCGCGCGGAAACGCCGCGCAAAATGGATTCGTGCCGAAGCGCCGGTCGATACCGCCGAACGGCGCAACGAGCGGATCGCCTGCGACGTTCACGAAGTGAAACGACACGAGCCCCGCGCGCGCGCATTGTTCGGCCCAATGTCCGATACGCCCGATGTGATGTGCGTTACGCAGGCCGACGGCGCAGATGCCGAGCTGCTTCGCGCGTTCGATGCCGTGTTGCATCGCTTCGAACGCGATGACCTGCCCGAACCCGCGGCCGCCCTCCACGGTGAGCACGGCACCCGCATCGCGCACGAGCTGCGCGTGCGCGTTAAGCTTCAGTTCGCCTTCTCGGCATGCGCGGATATAGCGTGGAATCATGCCGACGCCATGCGAATCGTGGCCTGACCGGCTCGCTTCAACGAGATGGTCGGCCACGAGCGTGGCCTCGCGCGGCGCGCTGCCCGCCGCCTGCCAGATCGACACGACGAGCGCATGCAACGCGTCCACGCCGACGATTACTTCGGAATACGATGAGGCGTCATCTTTCGACATGGTCAGCACGCAAAGGTGAACAGGTGGCGCGCAAAGCCTGCGCGATGACATGAGGTATGCATTACAGCGTTACTGCATGACTGCGCAATCGCGCTACGTATGGCGCGCGTACGTCTCGTGCTCGACCGCATCGGTACGCTTCGTATCCAGCGGTTCCACCCGGCCCACGATAAACAGATAGTTCACCGCACCCAGCACACAGAATACGCCAGCCACCACGAGCGGAATCGTGAACGAGCCTTTGGTCAGCTGCAGCATGACGCCCGTGAATGTGGTCAGCGCAATGCCGGCGAGATTCGACGCGAAATTCTGGATGCCCGCCAGAGACGCGACATGCTGCGGCGTCGGCGCGACGTCCGCCGGCAGCGACCAGATGCTTGCGGCCGCGGCCGCGAGACTGCCGTAAGCGACGGCGAAAAGCGCAAGCATCTCGTAGATGCCGGGCACGACCGCGGTCAGCGTGATCACCGAAGAGAGCAGCATGCCGCCGACGATGCAGGTCTTGCGCGCGGCGGTGGCGCTCCAGCCGCGCTTCACGAGGGTATCGGAGAGCCAGCCGCCGAACCACCCGCCCGGAATCGACGCGATCGCGGGCAAAGTGCCGAGTGTGCCGAGCGACTTCAGCGAGAAGCCGCGCACCTCGACGAGATAGCTCGGGAACCACGTGATAAAGAAATAGATGACGAAGTTCAGGCAAAAGAAGCCGAACATCATGCCCCACACGGTGCGATAGCGGAACAGCGAGCTCCAGCGGATCGCGGGTACGGCAGGCGCGGCGCCCGATTGCGCGGCGACATGCTCAGCCGCCGGCTTGCGCCGCTCGAAAGCCGCATTCGCGGCGGGCTCGCGATACAGCGCGATCCAGCCCAGAATCCACACCGCGCCAAGCACGCCGGTAATGACGAACGATGCCTTCCACCCTAAAGCCGCGATGATCGCGGCGACGATCGGCAACGACAAGGCGGAACCGGTGCGCGAGCCGCTATCGTAGATGCTCGTCGCAAGCGCCCGCTCGTCGCGCGCAAACCATTGGCTCACGAGCTTCGCACACGACGGGTAAGCGCCCGCCTCGCCGGCGCCGAGCATCAGGCGGCAGCCGAACATCGCGGCAAAGCCGCTCGCCACCGCCGTTGCCGCGGTAAAGACGGACCACCATCCAACCGCAAGCGGCAGCGCGATGCGCGCGCCGATCCGGTCGATAAACCAGCCGAACGGCAACTGCATGACCGCATAGGTCCAGAAAAAGCCGCTTAGCAGCAGGCCCATGCCGGCTGGCCCGATGCCGAGATCCTTCATGATGTGAGGCGCAGCGACCGCGAGATTCGCGCGATCGATGTAGTTGACTGCGATCGCCAGAAAGCAGAAGAAAATCACCAGCCAGCGGGCCTTTTCCTTCATCGCATCGTCTCCTCCTGAACCCGGCCTGAGCCCCGGTCTGAGCCCATTCATGTCGTAGCCGCGTGCGCGCGGTCAATGCCGATCTCGCGGCATGCGTGCCGCATGCGCCATGCCATGATCGTTTGGCTCAAGGTCGATGTCGAACCGACCCCGAGCAGCGCCAAACGAAATTAAACGACCGCTGCAACGCGGTCAACCGGGTAATCCCTGGCACAGCAGTGCATGGCGAAGAGGATTTTTGACGCGCGTGAGAAGTATCGCGCCGAACAGAAACCGGGCGTCAGGTGCCGCTGGAAAGCTGATCGTAGGCGTCCATCGCGCGCCCTGAGAAAGCGAGCGCTGCACCCGCGTTCATCGCGACGGCCACGCCTAGCGCCTCTGCGAGCTCCCCTTGCGTGACACCGAGATCGATCGCCTTTTTCACATGGTTCGCGATGCAGCTGTCGCATCGCGTCGTCACCGCTACAGCCAGCGCGATCAACTCGCGCGTTTTCGGATCGAGAAGTCCGCTCTCCGTTCCGGCCTCGTGCAACAGCCGATAGCCGGCGACAGTGTCCGGCGTCAGTTCCTTGAGTCCCTTCATGCTTTGCCCGATCTTCGGCAAAAACGCCTTCCAGTCCATCAACATGATTCGCTCCCCGGGAAAAAGTTAACGTGAATGCGAGACGTATAGCGCAACGCGCAGCAAAGCGAGGTCGCCGGAAACCCGGCGACCTCGCTCGCAACTACGCACAATACGTTAACTTCGCGCTCAGAACGAATGCTGAATGCCCGCGTACACGCCCGACTGGCTATGCCCGCTAAGCGGGTTATCCGTCGCAACCGTATTGCCTGCGTTGTTCGCGTTCAGGCCGAAGTTCGCCGTGCTGCTGTTCTGCACCGTGGCGACCTGGAAGTCGAGCAAGGTCCGCTTCGACAGGTTGTAGCTGCCGCCTACCGTATACAGCGTCGCGTTGCCGGCGCCCTTGTTCGCGTTCACGTGATACACGGCTGCGATCAGCGCGGCCGCAGGCGAAATCTGCCACGTCACGCCGCCCCATTCATGATCGAGCGAAGTCGGCGATACGCCCGAGGTGGCCGGCGCACCCGACGTACGGATCGCCTGATACGCGCCCTGAATCTTGAACGGGCCGAAGAACAGGTTGACCGCCGCCGTGTACTCGCGCGACGCCGTGAACGGATCGTCGAGCAAGCCGTTCTGCGAATCGCGGATTTCGTCGTAGATGCCGCGCACCTGCACATGCGCGGTCGTGTACGTGAGTTGCAGCCCGTCCCAACGGCCTTGCGGCGTCGTACCGTTGCCGTTGAAGTTGGTCGCGTTCGAGAGCGCGTACTGGCCGAACGCATCGAAGCCCGAGAGGTTCGGCGTCTGGAACGAGATCGTGTTGCTCGAATGCAGCCAGTTACGGCCGCGCACCAGCGACGCCGACGACCAGTTCGACTGACCGAACGGATCGAAGTCCCATACACCGTTCGAGATAAACAGTTCGCGGCCGAGCAGCAGCGTACCGAAGCGCTGGCTCGCAATACCGACCGTCGCGTAGCGATCGAAGAGCCCGTCGGTACTGCCGGCGCCGGTCATGGTGTTGAACGCGCCTTCGAGGTGGAAGACCGCGGCATAACCGCCGCCGAGGTCTTCGGTGCCCTTCAAGCCCCACAGGCTCGTGCCCCAGTCGCCGCTCTCGGCGCGAAACCGCGAGGACTCGTGAGTCGCGACACCGTTCGGACCCGAGCCGGCCGGGACGCCGTTCATATACTCGAGGCCGGAGTCGATCCGGCCATACAGCGTGACAGAAGACTGCGCGTGAGCAGCCGATGCGAGAAGCAAAGCGAGAACGCCGAATGCCGCGTTCTTTTTCATAGTTGTCTCCTAAGCGCGAAGGCTTATGGATGTTTTTTGGTCCAATACCACCGCGCAATGCGACCTTGAAAGTGGTCAGTTCCTTTAACTATACGGATTACAAGTTATTTGTAACGTTCGGCTCAAATATTGGTATTTTCGTCTGGCGCGAAATGACAGCCCAATTAAATGGGCTTCGAATTAAAACAAGTCGGAATTCTACACATTTGTCGGCGTAATGCGAGATGAATTAAGCGATTGTCCGAAAACCGGACAAAATTGGAAAATCGCGAAGCTTTGAAATGAGCGCGTTAAAAGAACGCGCGGCGCACACTAACGCGTTCAATTAGTGGGACGCCAGGGAGGCACCCGCGGACACGCCGCGTCAGTGAGACTGCATAAGTGACGCTGCATGAGCAGCGCGCTTATCGCGCCTCGCGGGCGGCGGGGATTTCCTGCGTGTAATCGGCGCCCGGCAGCGGATCGATCATCCGTTCCTCGATCATGATTTCCTGCACGAATTCAGCGAATGCATTGACCGCGCGCGGGATGTGCCGGTGCGTCAGGTAGACGAAATAGATGCGTACGTCGCGATACGCGTAGCCGGGCAGCACCGCCTGCAACTGGCCGTCGCGCAGACACGGTTCTGTCATGAACGCCGGCACCAGCGCGATGCCGAGCCCCGCGAGCGCGGCGTTCAGTTGCGCGCGCGCCGTGCTCACCTGGAAGCGGCCGCGGACCGCGAACTGGTCGCGGCGGCCGTCCGGGCCGTCGAGCTTCCATAGCACGGGCGCGCCGTTCGCGCCCGGCGAGACGATGCATTCGTGCGAGGAAAGATCGGCGGGCGTGGCGGGCGCGCCATGCGCGCGCAGATAAGCCGGGCTGGCCACGAGCGTCTTGTGGGTCGAGCCGAACTGACGGGTCACCAGCATCGGCTCGTGAATCGGACCGGTGCGGATCGCGATGTCGATATTGCGGTCGAGCAGGTCCACGTACGCGTCGCCAAGCTCGAACTCGAGGGCGACCTTCGGGTAATCCGCGAGAAATCGGGCGACGCGATCGAGCGGAAACCAATGGAAGAAATCGGCCGGCGCCGCGACGCGAACGCGTCCGCAGACCGAGCCGCGAGCGTCGAGCATCTGCTTCGCCGATTCCGCCAGGGCATCGACCTGTGCCGCGCAACGCTGAAAGAATTCCTGCCCGGCGCCGGTCAGCGCCAGGCGCCGCGTCGAGCGCTGGATCAGCCGCACGCCCAGATCGCGCTCGAGCTGCTGGATGCGCCGGCTGCAGGTACTGGGCGGCATACCCAGACGGCGCCCCGCTTCCGCGAGGCTACCGGCACGAACGACTTGCACAAATAAGGAGACGTCATTGAGGTCCATCGTCCGTTATTCCCGGTTAGCCCGATCCGGACACATGCAGGGTGTCATTGCGGGTCACATCCGGGTCTCATTCTATCGCCGGGCGGGAAAAAGCATCGGATCTCTAACATCCGATCAATTCAGTGCGTCCTCGTGCTCCGGATCGACATATAGGAAAGCCGATTATCCAGATGCAAAGGAATACCTAAAATAAGCAATGCGAGGTGCGAAATAAATAATCAGCCGGCGATTATCAATCCGGCGCCCGGGATTATTTGACCGATTCGCTCGCATTTCCCAGTCAAACGCCATTTATCTCTGATTTAATCCGGCTTCGCTTCTGGAGCCGATTATTCCGACCTGTCGGCTGCCCGCCAGAACCGTTTGGTGAAATAGACGCCTCGCCTGAAATTCCCGGAGGACAATTCGGATGCAACAGCGGACATGGCTAGGCAGTCTCGATGCTTATCAGAAAGGAACGATCGAAATCGTCAACGGCAGCGCGGAGCATTTCGCGATGTCCAATGTGTTTGAAGTCGCGAGCGGCGCGCAACCTTACGAGAAGATCGTCGTCGGCCGCAATCTGGACTATGTGATCGAGGCGCTCAAAGCGCATCGCACCTCCACATGGTTTGCGGCGGCGCATGACGAATTCGCGATCGTGCTCGACGGCACGATCGACGTGCAGTTCGTCAAAGCGGCCAAAGCACCGCTCGTCGATCCCTCCACAAAGGGCAGCGTGCGTTTCGATGAACAACCGCAAGGGCAATCGATGGGCTACGTGCGCTTGCGGCGCGGGCATCAGGCGTTGCTGCCGGCGGGCGCGGCCTATCGCTTTGTCGCCGTGCACGACGGCGTGCTGCTGTTGCAGACGATGCTCGGGCAGCATTCGGTGCAGAAGTGGGACGAAATCTGCATCAGATAGCGTTCTCGGCCCACTGCATCAAGCCACGCTTTGCCGCGCAATACAGCACGGCCTCGCGCGATTCCAGCATCTTTTCCGGAGCTCACGATGAGCAGCAATCCTACTTTGTCCAACGCCGGCGTCGACGCGAGCGAGCCCGACACGGCGACCGGCTATCGCGCGTTCAAGCTAGGCGATTTCGAATTCAGCCGCGACGCCTATTTCGCCACGATCCGCTGGCACGCGAACGGCGCACGCCACTCGCATCAGATGCGCGTCGACGACTTTCTACGCGCGACGATGCGCGACGTCGCGTGGGATTTCTTCTACGGCTGGGTCAATTTCGACGACGTGATCGGCACGCGCAACCACTATGGCAGCGTCGATCTGTTTGCGGGCGCGTATAACGCGAGCTACCGGCACGCGCGCATCGACCACACGCAGCGCTTCGACACGCCGCACATCCTCGCCACTTTCAAGGCAATGCTGCGGGACTGGGTCAACGAGGGCTTCGATCCGTTTGCCGCGCCGGAAGAAACGGGCTCCGCCTTCGGCCCGAAGCGCGGAGACAACATCGCGGCGATCGAGCGCCGCCGCATCGGCACCACGCGCATGCCCGGCATGCCCGGCGACTCGCCTCTGCGCGACGCACTGCCGATCAACCGTCAGTTCGCCGACATCGACCAGGACGAGCCGGAAATTCACGCGCAGCCGGGCTTCGAGCACGAACTGCATGCGTTCAATCTGTTCAAGTATCTGTCGCGCTCGGACGTCACGTGGAATCCGTCCGTGACTTCCGTCTGCGGGCATAGCCTCTTTTGCCCGACTACCGAGGAATTCGTGCTGCCGGTCTTTCACGGCAACGACCGTGTCGAATGGTTTCTGCAGCTATCGGATCAGATCGTCTGGGACGTCGCCGACAAGAACACGGGCGAGCCGCGCGCCCGCATCACGATGAACCCCGGCGATATCGCGGCGATGCCGGCCGATATCCGCCACAAGGGCTATTCGCAGAAGCGCTCGATGCTGCTGGTGTGGGAAAACGTGACGCCCGAACTGCACAAACGGTACGAATGCGGCGAACTGCCGCCGCATCCGATCCGGTTTTGAACGCGGCGTAAGCCGCGAAGGGACTTGTCAGTCTGATCGCCCAGCAGAATAGCGGCGCGTCAGCCTTCTTCGCTGGCACTGCCACCGCGCCGCTTCAGCATATACGTATCCATGATCCACCCGTGCCGCTGCCGTGCGTCGGCACGGGTGCGCTCGATTTCGTCCATCACGTCATGCAGTTTCCCGGCGATCAGAATTTCGTCAGGCGTACCGACATACGCGCCCCAGTACATGTCGAGATCTTCGCCGGCGACCTGCTTGTACGCGTTCTGCGCATCGAGCATCACAACAACGCTATCGACGTTCTCCGGAAAACCTTCGGCAAGCGTGCGTCCGTTCGTGATCTGTAGCGGGCGGCCGATCGCATTGAGCGCGACGCGGTGCTTCGCCGCCAGCGCCTGCACGCTGCTGATGCCCGGAATCACGTCGTATTCGAACGCGTGCCGGCCGCTTTGCGCAATCGCCGCGACGATGCGCATCGTACTGTCGTACAGCGACGGATCGCCCCAGACGAGAAACGCGCCGCACTCGCCGTCTTTGAGCTCTTCGCCGATCAGGCGCTCGAAAACCTGCTGCTTGTCGCGGTTCAGATCTTCGACCGTGCGTACATAGTCGCTTTCGGCGAGACGGCGCTCGGGATTCGTCGCCTCGACGATGCGGTAATCGCGATCCTTCACATAGCGCTCGATAATCTCCTTACGCAACGCAATCAGCTTTTCCTTCGCCGTGCCCTTGTCCATCACGAAAAAGACGTCGACCTCGTTGAGCGCGTTGACCGCCTGAATCGTCACATACTCGGGGTTACCGGCTCCGATGCCGATGATCAATAGTTTTTTCATGATCTGTAAGAGTTCTTTCCACGCTAGCGGGAAGCCAATATCGAACGATATCGAAAGAGTACACGTTAAGCCAATCCGGTTCGACATCGGCGCAGGCAGGCGCGGGCCGCTTTACTCGACGGCCGGCCGGACAGTACACTGAGACTCGCGACTACCGGGAACGCCCATGAGTGACGACGCCATCAACGCTTCCGCTCCAGCACCCTATCCTATCCAGCATATCTTCGTGCTGATGCTCGAGAACCGGTCGTTCGATCACCTGTTCGCACTATCGGGTATCCCCGGCATCGTCGCGGCCACGTCCGCGAATACGAATAGGTACGAAGACATCGTTTATCGGTTCGAGAGCGGCGCGCCGGAGCAGCTGCCGAGCGACCCCGGACACGAATTCGCCGACGTCGTCGAACAGCTTTGCGGCGAAGGCGCGCAATTTAGTAAAGGGCGACCGTACCCGCCCATCGACAATTCAGGCTTTGCCGCTAACTACGCGACCTCGCAAACCGAGGGCCCCATCCCACCGCAAGCCGATATCGGCGACGTGATGCGTGCCATCGATACGCGTACACAGGCGCCGGCACTGTATGCGCTTGCGACCGAATTCGTGCTCTGCGACGGCTGGCATTCGTCGATGCCGGGACCGACGTGGCCGAACCGGTTCTTCCTGCACGGCGCGTCGGCGGCGGGCCTCGATCACACGCCGACCGATAGCGAACTGGCCGAATGGGAAATCTTCGACGGCTTCACCTACCCGCGCGGCTCGATCTTTGACGCGCTCGGCGAAGACGCCTGGCAGCTCTACCAGGATCAGACCGGCGCGCTATCGGGCCGCATACCGCAAGTCTCGTCGCTCAAGGGCATCGACTTCTTCGACGTCGACGACCTGTCGCACTTCGAAGCCGATCTGGCGCAAGGCTATACGGCCCGCTATACGCTGATCGAGCCGAACTACGGCGACATGATTCACCAGACCTACGAAAACGGCACCTCGCAGCATCCGATGGACAGCATCGCGGCCGGCGATCAGCTCGTTGCGCGCGTCTATAACGCGATCCGCCAGTCGCCGCTGTGGGACAAAAGCCTGTTCGTGATTCTGTACGACGAACAC from Paraburkholderia edwinii includes the following:
- a CDS encoding LysR family transcriptional regulator; amino-acid sequence: MDLNDVSLFVQVVRAGSLAEAGRRLGMPPSTCSRRIQQLERDLGVRLIQRSTRRLALTGAGQEFFQRCAAQVDALAESAKQMLDARGSVCGRVRVAAPADFFHWFPLDRVARFLADYPKVALEFELGDAYVDLLDRNIDIAIRTGPIHEPMLVTRQFGSTHKTLVASPAYLRAHGAPATPADLSSHECIVSPGANGAPVLWKLDGPDGRRDQFAVRGRFQVSTARAQLNAALAGLGIALVPAFMTEPCLRDGQLQAVLPGYAYRDVRIYFVYLTHRHIPRAVNAFAEFVQEIMIEERMIDPLPGADYTQEIPAAREAR
- a CDS encoding porin gives rise to the protein MKKNAAFGVLALLLASAAHAQSSVTLYGRIDSGLEYMNGVPAGSGPNGVATHESSRFRAESGDWGTSLWGLKGTEDLGGGYAAVFHLEGAFNTMTGAGSTDGLFDRYATVGIASQRFGTLLLGRELFISNGVWDFDPFGQSNWSSASLVRGRNWLHSSNTISFQTPNLSGFDAFGQYALSNATNFNGNGTTPQGRWDGLQLTYTTAHVQVRGIYDEIRDSQNGLLDDPFTASREYTAAVNLFFGPFKIQGAYQAIRTSGAPATSGVSPTSLDHEWGGVTWQISPAAALIAAVYHVNANKGAGNATLYTVGGSYNLSKRTLLDFQVATVQNSSTANFGLNANNAGNTVATDNPLSGHSQSGVYAGIQHSF
- a CDS encoding carboxymuconolactone decarboxylase family protein, producing MMDWKAFLPKIGQSMKGLKELTPDTVAGYRLLHEAGTESGLLDPKTRELIALAVAVTTRCDSCIANHVKKAIDLGVTQGELAEALGVAVAMNAGAALAFSGRAMDAYDQLSSGT
- a CDS encoding nitrilase-related carbon-nitrogen hydrolase; amino-acid sequence: MTSPSGSTLRVAAISFVSRDGEVRDNISRIVALLEEAARAGVALAVFPELCISGASGSGASGDATSPREALRAIAEPLDGPSINAVAQAVERTGVAAGVGWIERSAEGRFFNSYVVCMPHGARHCHRKLHANGSPLGSGNRFTVFDTQWGVRVGILIGADNDLVENARVTALMGATLLLAPYRCELAGAGSIESLRRALPGRALDNGTFIALVAGRDDALNRKSGGKCAAMMVDPHGAVLADSIDCRGIVSVDIDLALANARVVQLWRTARRPSLYRPLTTSAPRNDDFEQLTEPERTTARGAVPISFAVVRRSVKRPPSGGAC
- the cobF gene encoding precorrin-6A synthase (deacetylating), producing MKKLLIIGIGAGNPEYVTIQAVNALNEVDVFFVMDKGTAKEKLIALRKEIIERYVKDRDYRIVEATNPERRLAESDYVRTVEDLNRDKQQVFERLIGEELKDGECGAFLVWGDPSLYDSTMRIVAAIAQSGRHAFEYDVIPGISSVQALAAKHRVALNAIGRPLQITNGRTLAEGFPENVDSVVVMLDAQNAYKQVAGEDLDMYWGAYVGTPDEILIAGKLHDVMDEIERTRADARQRHGWIMDTYMLKRRGGSASEEG
- a CDS encoding hydroxyquinol 1,2-dioxygenase; translated protein: MSSNPTLSNAGVDASEPDTATGYRAFKLGDFEFSRDAYFATIRWHANGARHSHQMRVDDFLRATMRDVAWDFFYGWVNFDDVIGTRNHYGSVDLFAGAYNASYRHARIDHTQRFDTPHILATFKAMLRDWVNEGFDPFAAPEETGSAFGPKRGDNIAAIERRRIGTTRMPGMPGDSPLRDALPINRQFADIDQDEPEIHAQPGFEHELHAFNLFKYLSRSDVTWNPSVTSVCGHSLFCPTTEEFVLPVFHGNDRVEWFLQLSDQIVWDVADKNTGEPRARITMNPGDIAAMPADIRHKGYSQKRSMLLVWENVTPELHKRYECGELPPHPIRF
- a CDS encoding malate/lactate/ureidoglycolate dehydrogenase; this translates as MSKDDASSYSEVIVGVDALHALVVSIWQAAGSAPREATLVADHLVEASRSGHDSHGVGMIPRYIRACREGELKLNAHAQLVRDAGAVLTVEGGRGFGQVIAFEAMQHGIERAKQLGICAVGLRNAHHIGRIGHWAEQCARAGLVSFHFVNVAGDPLVAPFGGIDRRFGTNPFCAAFPREGRAPLVLDFATSAVAAGKVRVAFNKGIETPAGALIDVDGRPTRDPGALFSEGQHGALLAFGGAVAGHKGSGLAAMCEIFAGALSGGFTSRTETIVTSNAIVNCMLSVIIDPAAFDAPNKDKEADAFVDWLKATRRVEGVDEVLLPGEREEAIRRERTAKGIPVDLTSWTQIIDAARAAGMTDAAIAKFEAR
- a CDS encoding LysR substrate-binding domain-containing protein, which encodes MELRLLRAFVTVARMKHFGRAADSLALSQPALSKQIAALEESVGAKLFERGRHGAELTVFGETFLADAEMLVRDADNVLVRAREASSGKRGFLRVGLGLSTLTVAPRLIAEFRQQHPDISVTLHDLSSVEQTRRLLGGQLEVGFLRLPADHGLSTFRVIDETLALAVPEHVHWKRLPSNLQALNELGLIALSRRQGPGLAAQIDQWCSEHQFVPNIVQQADDIQSILAAVAAGVGAAFLPSRTQYLLRDARIIPLRDESARWQIGLGWQSDRDNAVVRRFVDFVRADLARTAQAKTVSAPRTSQSRRPSSPPRAPRR
- a CDS encoding MFS transporter: MKEKARWLVIFFCFLAIAVNYIDRANLAVAAPHIMKDLGIGPAGMGLLLSGFFWTYAVMQLPFGWFIDRIGARIALPLAVGWWSVFTAATAVASGFAAMFGCRLMLGAGEAGAYPSCAKLVSQWFARDERALATSIYDSGSRTGSALSLPIVAAIIAALGWKASFVITGVLGAVWILGWIALYREPAANAAFERRKPAAEHVAAQSGAAPAVPAIRWSSLFRYRTVWGMMFGFFCLNFVIYFFITWFPSYLVEVRGFSLKSLGTLGTLPAIASIPGGWFGGWLSDTLVKRGWSATAARKTCIVGGMLLSSVITLTAVVPGIYEMLALFAVAYGSLAAAAASIWSLPADVAPTPQHVASLAGIQNFASNLAGIALTTFTGVMLQLTKGSFTIPLVVAGVFCVLGAVNYLFIVGRVEPLDTKRTDAVEHETYARHT
- a CDS encoding hydroxyquinol 1,2-dioxygenase; the protein is MQQRTWLGSLDAYQKGTIEIVNGSAEHFAMSNVFEVASGAQPYEKIVVGRNLDYVIEALKAHRTSTWFAAAHDEFAIVLDGTIDVQFVKAAKAPLVDPSTKGSVRFDEQPQGQSMGYVRLRRGHQALLPAGAAYRFVAVHDGVLLLQTMLGQHSVQKWDEICIR